The following coding sequences are from one Roseofilum casamattae BLCC-M143 window:
- a CDS encoding UDP-N-acetylmuramoyl-L-alanyl-D-glutamate--2,6-diaminopimelate ligase, which produces MKLSDLLAGISGIAPPVSHPALEMEVTGLSTNSISCQPGNLFIGMPGTRVDGGDFWQNAISAGAIAAIVSETAIASHPSNGECVLGTQDIPEVCAQLAARFYNYPAQTLQMVGVTGTNGKTTTTHLIEYFLAEAQKSTALLGTLYAKWPGYYQTALNTTPFAVTLQAQLSQAVAAGCEYGVMEVSSHSLDQKRVAQCPFQVAVFTNLTQDHLDYHPDMDAYFAAKARLFSPDYLQGRAIINLDDAYGRRLIEQLDPEKVWSYSTRDSSASFWTSNIEYQPTGVKGLLHTPQGQIPFISPLVGEFNVSNLLAGVGAALHLGIPLETIIATLSQFPGVPGRMERVVSEPDRGITVIVDYAHTPDSLENLLKASRPFIPGKMICVFGCGGDRDRTKRPIMGKIAAELSDLAVVTSDNPRTEEPQAILDDVVAGIPQSLSAKVQVIGDRAEAIRAAIHGAQPGDGVAIAGKGHEDYQILGTEKIHFDDREQAKLALEQYGA; this is translated from the coding sequence ATGAAACTAAGCGACTTACTGGCCGGTATTTCGGGGATCGCCCCACCGGTATCCCATCCCGCTCTCGAGATGGAAGTGACTGGCTTAAGCACAAATTCTATCTCTTGTCAACCTGGAAATCTGTTTATTGGAATGCCGGGAACGCGGGTTGATGGAGGAGACTTCTGGCAAAATGCCATATCTGCAGGCGCGATCGCAGCTATTGTATCGGAAACGGCGATCGCCAGCCATCCTTCCAACGGAGAATGCGTTCTGGGCACCCAGGATATTCCGGAAGTCTGCGCGCAACTGGCTGCCAGATTCTACAATTATCCCGCCCAAACCTTACAAATGGTCGGGGTAACCGGAACGAACGGTAAAACCACCACCACCCACCTGATCGAATACTTTCTCGCGGAAGCCCAAAAATCAACGGCTTTGTTGGGCACTCTCTACGCCAAATGGCCCGGATATTATCAAACCGCCCTCAATACCACTCCTTTCGCCGTCACCTTACAAGCCCAACTCTCGCAAGCCGTAGCTGCCGGATGCGAATACGGAGTCATGGAAGTCAGTTCCCACTCTCTCGATCAGAAGCGAGTCGCCCAATGTCCGTTCCAAGTCGCCGTCTTTACTAACCTCACCCAAGACCACTTGGACTATCATCCGGATATGGATGCTTACTTTGCTGCCAAAGCACGGCTATTTAGTCCGGATTACTTACAAGGACGAGCGATTATTAACCTCGACGATGCTTACGGCCGGCGACTGATCGAACAGTTAGACCCAGAAAAGGTTTGGAGTTATAGCACTCGCGATTCCTCCGCCTCCTTCTGGACGAGCAATATTGAATACCAACCTACGGGCGTGAAAGGACTCTTGCATACTCCGCAAGGACAGATTCCGTTTATCTCTCCCCTCGTCGGCGAGTTTAACGTCTCTAACTTGCTCGCCGGAGTTGGTGCGGCCTTGCATTTGGGCATTCCTCTAGAAACCATTATTGCCACCTTATCCCAGTTTCCTGGAGTTCCCGGACGGATGGAGCGCGTGGTTAGCGAACCCGATCGCGGGATTACGGTAATTGTGGATTATGCTCATACTCCCGATAGTCTGGAAAACTTACTGAAAGCCTCTCGTCCCTTCATTCCTGGCAAGATGATTTGTGTCTTTGGCTGCGGAGGCGATCGCGATCGCACCAAACGGCCGATTATGGGTAAAATTGCGGCAGAACTTTCGGATCTGGCAGTGGTAACGTCCGATAATCCCCGTACTGAAGAACCACAAGCGATCTTAGACGATGTGGTTGCTGGAATTCCCCAATCCTTATCGGCGAAAGTGCAGGTTATTGGCGATCGCGCTGAAGCTATTCGTGCTGCTATCCATGGAGCGCAACCCGGAGATGGAGTGGCGATCGCCGGTAAAGGTCACGAAGATTATCAGATTCTGGGAACGGAGAAAATTCACTTTGATGACCGCGAGCAAGCGAAACTCGCCTTAGAACAATATGGAGCATAG
- a CDS encoding 2-succinylbenzoate--CoA ligase: MAIELSVDSLQAIAPHSDRLYPLFRQKQQELLQYAVPPRILLNYSEPIAFLASFFAAVATESPVFLGNPHWTTAQWETVCELIQPELIWGTIPCSAIPGSPPPPFPGTIMIPTGGSSSTIRFAMHTWETLSASVRGFVSHFDRTPVNCCCTLPLYHVSGLMQAIRVLLTGGTLAIFPYYSIPLSYGKDPRNYPQKYFLSLVPTQLKRLLDRKTPVLSQFYAVLLGGGPAWPELLQQARAAGVPVALTYGMTETASQVATLHPQEFLQGNTSCGRTLPHARIIVTDEKGKSLPRGKTGRLAIAAESLALGYFPEPFSPNAQLLSDDIGYFDKEANLHILGRHSQTIVTGGEKVFPQEVESAIAGTQLVKDVAVIGVRDPDWGEMVVAFYVPVRRRITVEELQAAIAPHLSRYKQPKRWIALSQLPRSPHGKLDKRYLLLMTE, from the coding sequence TTGGCGATCGAACTTTCCGTTGATTCTCTGCAGGCGATCGCACCCCACAGCGATCGCTTATATCCCCTATTCCGGCAGAAACAGCAAGAGTTATTGCAATATGCCGTACCGCCGCGCATTCTCCTTAACTACAGCGAACCCATCGCCTTCTTAGCCAGTTTCTTTGCTGCGGTGGCGACGGAATCTCCCGTATTTTTGGGCAACCCCCACTGGACAACCGCGCAATGGGAAACAGTTTGCGAACTCATCCAACCCGAGCTGATTTGGGGAACCATTCCCTGTTCTGCCATTCCTGGTTCGCCTCCTCCGCCTTTTCCCGGAACCATCATGATTCCCACGGGAGGCTCGTCCTCCACGATTCGCTTTGCCATGCACACTTGGGAGACTTTGAGCGCCTCAGTACGCGGATTTGTCTCTCATTTTGACCGCACCCCAGTCAACTGTTGCTGCACTCTACCGCTCTATCATGTCAGCGGACTGATGCAAGCGATCCGAGTTCTGCTAACTGGAGGAACTCTCGCGATTTTTCCCTATTACTCCATCCCCTTATCCTACGGAAAAGATCCGCGCAACTATCCGCAGAAGTACTTTCTCTCCTTGGTTCCGACTCAGCTCAAGCGCTTGCTCGATCGCAAAACTCCCGTTCTTTCCCAGTTTTATGCCGTGCTTCTCGGAGGAGGCCCTGCCTGGCCGGAGTTATTGCAACAAGCACGAGCTGCTGGCGTTCCCGTCGCATTAACCTATGGCATGACGGAAACCGCATCGCAAGTGGCAACCCTACACCCACAGGAGTTCTTGCAAGGGAATACCAGTTGCGGCCGTACCTTACCTCACGCTCGGATTATCGTTACTGACGAGAAGGGGAAAAGCCTACCTCGAGGGAAAACCGGTCGTTTGGCGATCGCCGCTGAGTCTCTCGCTCTCGGTTATTTCCCCGAGCCTTTTTCTCCAAACGCGCAACTGCTCTCCGACGATATCGGATATTTTGATAAGGAAGCAAATTTGCATATCCTCGGCCGTCACAGTCAAACCATCGTCACCGGAGGGGAAAAAGTGTTTCCGCAAGAAGTAGAATCCGCGATCGCCGGCACTCAACTAGTCAAAGATGTAGCTGTTATCGGGGTTCGCGATCCGGACTGGGGGGAAATGGTGGTGGCGTTCTATGTTCCCGTTCGTCGTCGCATTACGGTGGAGGAATTGCAAGCTGCGATCGCGCCCCATCTGAGTCGCTACAAACAGCCGAAACGGTGGATTGCTTTAAGCCAACTTCCGCGATCGCCTCATGGTAAGTTGGATAAAAGATACTTGCTTCTGATGACTGAGTGA